TAAAGTTTGAGGAGGCagcaataaaacaaaaaaaatagtaataaattttgATTTGAGTGGAGAAGATGAAAATTGATGTTATCCAATGTGAAATTAAATAGTCTTTGTATGcaattaattagttatgtatttcatTTTCCTGACAGATTtgtattttagaaaattagtgtacttattagttattttgcagttgggtaatatagttttttaataattcaaatgtctgtagggtgaactaaaaaaattgtagggtggcaatagccgcacccatttTATTAATATCAAAGCAAAGCACATATATAGAAATACGACATTGATTAACAATTATGCATAAATGAGCATTAATTCTCCAATTATGCTCTAATAAATGATTAGGATTAAATACCCTTctaatttcacctaaaaagtctctgaactctcaatttcctcccaattggtccctatcatcaaaattttctgttaaagttgccaaaaatgtctattatgccctcacttactttttttttaaatttattttttctctctcttttatttctttttttcatttcacctcttgaaggtatgtggattggaaccatcttgatgaggagatgaacagaAGGAGGCGAGAGAGccgaaagaagaagaggtaaaaaaaaaaagaaaaaaaaggaggaagagaaatatatatatatatatatatatattaaagtaattgagggtataatagactttttaggggaagataacggAGTTTTTAACAGATGCGTAatggcagggaccaattggaaggaaattgagagttcaaggactttttaggtgaaattcgaaggtcagggattGAAACgttgaaaccctataagtataggaagtaaacagtatttaacccaaatgattatccaataaaaaaaatgagtttttatTTGTAATGAGGATCATCTAATTATGCTCCACcagtttttattttccaattatgctcCACTAGATTCTCTTGAAGGATATGATCACCATACTCATCCCGAACAAGATCATAACGATCTATTAAGTCCAGGAAGGTTATCTTCATTTACTCCCACCAGTACTGGCTCAAACAATAAAAGATTGTGGGGTTGCTCATATTCCTCTACCACATCCAAGCTCATTGAGTCATCAACATCGCATTCTAAATCTGAATCATCATCGATCCGCTCATCCTCCACAATCATGTTGTGGAGGATAATGCAAGTCATCATGGCACTTCGAAGAGTTTCCTTCTTGAACAAATGAGCACCTCCCCTAAGGATGACAAAACGAGCTTGTAGGATACAAAAACATTGTTCAACATCTTTTCGatacccctttttttttttgccttgtgACTCTCGTAATTTGTCCACATTTAGGGCGTTACCGGACCTTGAACCACGTTGTCGTGGTTAGTCAAGACACTCGATCTTGTACCCAGCACTACCGCAACAATGGCTACTTCATTCGCGAGGCgtcgttcttcttcttcctcattatCATGACGAATTTTCACCAATAACCTATTCATTGCATATagagaataaataaaaactatggTAAATGTTTTGAATGAGAATGATTGTAGATAAATAAAGAGGCAGAAGATAGTTTGAGTGAAGAAGTAGGGCATCTCATACATTGAGCCTCCATTATTGAAAGGGTTGAAGATAATGCACATGTTTCCTAGACAATTGATGGAATCAAATAAGCAATCTAAAATCTTATTATCTATCGATAGGAGGTCAACTGAAAATcttatcaaaattttaaattttttgttaTTAGATAATGACAAGTGGCGCAATGAGATAAAAATATCATTGCACAATAACCATTGGAAtacatctgaaaaaaaaaaaaaaaaaaaaaccattagaTTAAATAGTGAATGATTGAGAGGCAATGATCTTGCCTATTTGGGTGcataaaaaaaatgagagaCAAAGGCAATATTGGTGAATAGTGCACAAATGGGAGGCAAAACCTTGCCTTTTGTCTTTGCCTAAAGATTCTTGGAGTGCACTTGCTCTAAGAGGGAGAAAGCGGTTAATATTACCAAGAAATTGCAAAAGGAGAGAATATTAGACAACATTGAAAGGAAATTTTGGGTTTAAGTTATAGAAATAGCGGGTAGAGAATTTTTATATCGGAAATATTCTTAAAATGAGGAGGTCACattttaaaaggaaaaatagaTGCAAAGATCAAAGTGATATGatatataatgatataaatACAACTGAGCGACTAAAATGAGGTTttaaaggggagtgaaatttgcacaccccacTTTACATTCTGCACACCCTtcctattttttaaatatttctgATCTCCTCTTATATTTGTTTCCCATAttacccttcttctccaaccaacTCAAAGCTGCATCTCATCCTCTCAAACCCATTTCTCCTCATTGGCTCATATATGAGCGGAggtccgctctggataaaatctgtatatatatacggagccgttccaaagaggacgtccgcactttcgctaaactGCTGCAGCTCGGCGGGGCTTGCCGGACGGAGGCCAAGGGTCTGACGGACAGGTCTGCAGTAGGTGGAGTCGCCAGCGACGTGGTTGCAGCGCTGCTCAGAAACCTACAGTTGCATGTGAGGTCGTCGCCAGAAACCTGCAAtctcgacctcctccgacctcgatcgctgcccagaaGCTATCTGGGATGCATTCGGCCTCCGTCTGGCAAGCCCCGCCGCCCCGTCACTGCCTGAAAGCTGCTGCAATAGCGCCGTCCatactttagcgaaagtgcggacgtcctctctaGAACCCGcccgtgtgtgtgtgtctctgtgtatatatatatatatagctgtgGGAAGCTTTGCAGAGAGAGAACATACCATTTGCAGAGCCAAAGCTTCTGTAGCAATTGGAGAGGGGGCCAAAGCATTCGAAGCACAGTGACACAGACTGATCGCCAAGCACAATAAACTGCGATGACGGCCGAAACAATCAAATCACCCATCcatcaaaactgaaaaccaaTTATACCAGCATGTAGAGCACAACGAGTAAAAGAAGGTTCATAACTTGAACAACTCAGAAGATCGCTGGAAAACTTGTTGGCGTCGAAGACAGCGATGGGGCCAAAGCAACCCCAAACCAAAATCAGTCAAAATCGATCgaattgaaaagctaagtaAACTAATGTGAGAGCATGACGAGGGAATCGATTTTCATACCACATGCAAGTCAATCGGTGGCCGGAATTCGATGATGATTGCTGGAGCTCCAAAAATTTCTAGTTgtcaattcttcctccacagTCGACGATTGAAAGAACTACCACCAGAAGTGTGACGGCGACGtcgggaaatgatcatttacctaatttCAGCTTGagaattgcccacttgctccactaacagttttttaacctcatttacccaaaactctctaagagattatttccctaatacccaattaattttttttattctttttatttatttttgggacttttttgccatctcattctttctcacttagagagagaagtcatcctccaccttgctgtgctccggtgaccagtggcagaCCGCGATCTCTGGTGACTGGTGACCGGAGTCCGGTGTCTAGTGACTGAAATCCGACAACCAGTCACCAAAATCTGGCTAcaggactggtgaccggattccgacatctgaatttattgccccccagtaatcatattattgcctcccaatactcatattattacctcccaataattatattattgcccccaataatcatgaACTTCGGGCCTTCGATTCTCTCTATAGCCAGTGCATGGATGATCCGAGACCACCAAGAGGTCGCGATGAAGAGACGCTTCGATTGTTGGTGGTCCGCCGTCGTGTCGTGGTCGGACGGGGAAGATGGAATTAGGTCGCCAGTAGGAGCACTCCGGTCAACGATCCGGCTCTCGACCTTGATTCTTCTCAAATGATCTGGGCTGTCCAAACTGATCAGATCCCGTACCTATATAAAGAAATAGAGTatacaagagagagagagtgaagaaaAATGTTGTAATATGTGAAACAAATATAGGAGGATatcaaaaaatattaaaaaattaagaaagatgTGCAGATTGTAATATGTGGTGTACAAATTTCACTTCTCTTTTTAAATCAAGCGACTGAAGTACGGAATTAGAACATAGTTGAATGAACAAGTGATATAAATTCCACGTAgttgccaaaaaaaaacaaaaaaggacaGTTCTTTACGGATTCTCTATCAGGGTTGTAAGGTTGTTAGTACTTAGTAGAGGGAAAATGCGGAAGGTGGGCAATTTAGTACGGAAGGGATGCAAAGCTGTTCAGGATCTGAACTTGGTCAAGCTCCTCCAGTCTGAAATTCAACATGAGCTTTCCTCTAACTATTATCCGGTACTCTCCCTCTTCATATTCATTCTACGTTTCGTTCGACACCCaagaaaatcagattttttttttcaactaaaATTTGCTTGTTATTTCGCTTTAACGTGTAAATAACAAATGGGTATCTGTTCCTCATTAGTAACTGATAGTGTAAGAGCACCTGCTAGGGATTCAGTGAATAACCATGAATTTGTATAGGGTTTATGTGATTGCATGCCTAtgcattattttcttaatgGAGAATGTTTATGATTTGATATTGAATTAATTGGTACAGACAAGCAGAAGCAGTTCATTGGGAGATTTTGTGGTGGAATGGGATTCACCGCAGTCCAAAGATGTGGTTTTGAGGAGAAAATTGGAGTCTGGAGAAGAGGTTGCTGTTTCAGCTATGTTGGGTCCCTTTTCGGATACCACTGACAGAGAGGAGTATTTGTATCCAAGGGATGTTGTGATGAAGGTATGCGTGAAGAAGCCTGGGTTGAGCTCTATACTGCAGTTTGACTGTGAGATTTTTGAGCAAGACGGTATTGGTTCTTCGTTTGCAATCTGGGAATTCTATTATATTCAATCACCAGCGCGAACTGGCCCTTCGGTCTATAGGGGTCCCTCATTCAGGTTAGTCAGATATGCATTTACTGTATATCAACTTCAACAGATGGTGAAGATAAACTGTTGTATCACTTCTTTTGGGGTGGGGGTTGGTGGCCAGAAACTTTTGCTTCTTGCCAATTATTTTCAGTTCTCTTTAAACATaagccaaaagaaagaaaaaacaaaatataaaaaaggtTGCTAGAATGGCATAGCTATGTGGCGTTAACGACAAAGTGCCTCAACATATAGAGGTGTGGCTTTTTCATTGTTTCTGTCTGCTGAAACTTGTGATAGTCCAGCATTTTGGTTGTTTTCTGTAGTAAGATACATagatcattggagaaaatttagCTGTTGACCTATTATGTGTCTGAGGCTCTGAGCAATTGGGGTGGTCGCTGCTCTCTCTTCCTAAAAGGTAGATTAAAGAGCATGAATGGACTCTAGATCACtagttcttctcttccttctgtATACAGCTTGGTCAGCGTGCTTATGGTTACCAGATAAATTGCAAATGGATATCAGTTTTCATCTTGCATAATGTCAACATATGAATTCTCCTTACCGCAACAAAATCTAAACTTATCTTGTTGCTATCGTTGGGCATATATGGTATGGATGATCGTAAGTTAATTTTAAGTCTAATTGTTTGTGAGTGGATCTTTTGGTGGAACTTTTTAAAGATAACAAGGGCATTGCGGCATAGTGGTTTGGTCAGCTGCATGGTGAGGCATAGCCACAAAGGCATACTTTGATGGATGTTCAAGCCCATGCTTCTTATAGGAAACACTAAAACCCCTTGTGGTTGCTAGTGGAGTTAACACTGACATTTTTAATAGAACTAGAAAGCAAAAAATAAGAAGTGAAGAGTCTAGCAGACTTGTAGTTAGCCCTCTATTTATGACAGAATCAAAGCCCTGTTAGTGATTTGGTATGACATCCTTTCTAAAAAGTTTCTGATGTAGTCAGTTGCATGATGAAGCATAGCCCTGCAAGCACACTGTGACGGATGTTGAAGCCCATGTTTATTGCAGGAAACGCTGGAAATACCTCTTTTGGTTGCTATTAGAGTACCCTGCAGTTCTGAAGAGAAGTAGAAAGCCAAAAGTAAGAGGAGTCTGGCAGAATTACAGTTAGCCCATGTTTATGGCAGGAAATGCTGGAAATACCTCTTTTGGTTGCTATTAGAGTACCCTGCAGTTCTGAAGAGAAGTAGAAAGCCAAAAGTAAGAAGAGTCTAGCAGAATTATAGTTAGCCCATCTATCTATAAGCAGATATATTCCCAATAATCCCTTATAAAATCAAATCTATCCCTTGAAATGAATATAATGTTAATTATGTTTCTGATAGGAAACAGACATCTGTTTCATATAGAGAATGCATGGAACGCTGGATAAGAAATCCAGTAACCTAAGAAAATGAGctaaaagcaaaaacaaagacCCTAGACAGCAACTGCACTCAGTTTGAGAAAATAGTAAAAGAAGACCAATCCTAAAGACCCACAACTAAATCCCATATAGAAGGCATATCATCTCAGTCACTGAAATAAGCCAATAAAAAGAAACCCAAGAAGACATTAAGATATGCTGCTACAGTTCTGCAAACAGTATTCCACTGACTTTGTTAGTAGAGTTTTTcatttagttatttattttatatcttaCATGTTGGTATATCAGGCCCGGACTAAGGCAGCACCAGTGGTGTAGCTGCACCAGGCCTCTGATCCGGGAGGCCTCCGATCAGTAaagcatgtatatatttatatctaAACAAACATGTTAATTATACTAAACTGTGCTGTAGTTTGATTGGTTAAGGCTCCTTGTTTCCACACTTTAGGTCTCTGGTTCAAACTCTAGCAACTCCTCTGTACGTTATCTTCTCCTTTTTCAGTTTTTGCTCTTTTGAGAGAACAAAAagtaatttttttgtatttatcAATTTGATCAtaatacgtttttttttttttttgttcatttaagTCTGAAATTAATAAGGCatcaattgaaaattttcttctcctttttcaaTTTTCGCTTCTTTGAGAaaaaattttggatttttttgtatAAGGCCTCAATTATAATTTTGCACCAGGCCTCTCAAATCTCAGGAGTAGCCCTGAGTATGATTGATGGTTTGTTATTAGCTGCCAGTCCATTCTAGAGACCCGCTGCAAACTAAATTACGTTGGAGGCACATGCTGATGATTTTGGGAGGACATTTTGGCTAAACATTAAACTTGGGAAGTGGTGGCTAATAGATAAAAGTTTGTGTTTACAATGTCCAGTTGCATTAGTTATATGGAAAAGGGTCTTTAGTGAGTCTAATACGAGTTGTTGGGCAGATGCGCTGTAATTGCTGTATTTTGGGTTATTTGGATGGACAGAATCACAGAAATAAGAGAATTTTCGAGAGTTCTGTGACTATTAGTTCATCTTTGGGCATCCATTTCCTCAGATTTCAGACATAGTTCTTTCCATACTACTCTATTCTTAATGATTGGATTGGTAATGGGTCTAGTTATTTGACTTCAGCTGTTGTTTTACTTGATGCTTTCGTAAGTTGGAGCCTAGATCTTTCGGCTAACATTGTCAGTTGACATCTTGTCCCCTAtgttttgctttgttttctcttttaacAAAAGTGTGTTCTTAACTTcttattgaaaagaaaaatattttagGCAAAGAAGAGATGCAGAGTATATCAATATATCTTATTAATTACTGGAATGTACACACCATTACCAATTCCTTCTTCAACTAGGGTTTTCATTGCATGGACTTCATAGGTCTTTAGACAAAAAATGGGACATGAGTTCTGTTTTGTTTATGGCATTGTTCCATGTTGCTTTACAgtattctttttctcctttcctTGTATAAAGGAGAATCACATGTGACTGAATCGTTGGTGGTCTGTTTATAACTTTATATCGAGTTCATACGTCTAATTTTCATGATAGAGTTGCAAAGTGCTTAGGAACTAATGGGTGGAAGTTGGTGAGGAAGTTCGGAAGCAATTGCAATACTGTAGCACTTACCAACCACAAGACCATGGCTAAACTAGTAGTCAATATATAGTAGTGGTAAATTGTTGCAATGCATTACCGGaattatatgaaaaatgtgcACATGATTCTTCTTCACACCGAATTTGCCTATGAGAGTCAAGTCAATTGCAGAGCAAAAGGATCCTTTAAGGTTGATTGTGCGTAGAAGCTGCAGTATCTGTGGTATTTTGTTTCGCTACTTGAAGAAGCACACATTATGAAGGAGGAGATGCTTATGTTGCTCATGTAAAACATTGCCACTTCAAGAAGATCACCAAAGATGATAAATTTTCAGTTTATTTGAGGAAAAAGATTTGGCTAACCTCTAAGAAAGTTGGGCCACTCCAAATATTGAAGGAGTGCAATTCTTATGTAGTGGAGTTACCTTAGAATTAGCTATGCTTTTGATGTTGCATGTTTGTTTGATTGTCATGAGCTTTTTAGGGTGGAGTTGGAGCAACCAGCAGCCCAAGCTTTGAGGGAGAAAAGAAGGGTGTTTATGGAGATGTGTGATGGctgtgttttgacttttgagtggTGCTAGAATGAAAGAAGAGGATTTTTGACAGCATTAAGGGAGCAGGGGAGGAGGTTTTGTGGGATAGAGATATAATTTTGTTACCTTGCAGCCATTATTAAGGTGAAAGGGCTTATGCAATGCTACTGTATTGCGACATTGCTCTAGCTTTACCAATTTTATTTGGTcttcctgtttttttttcatCCCCTATTATTGTTATAGGGGTACAGTCTAATTATTTGGGGTTATTATAGTATGAATAACAGATTTTTGGTGGCTGTACCAAAAGACTT
Above is a genomic segment from Rosa chinensis cultivar Old Blush chromosome 3, RchiOBHm-V2, whole genome shotgun sequence containing:
- the LOC112193118 gene encoding uncharacterized protein LOC112193118 isoform X1; amino-acid sequence: MRKVGNLVRKGCKAVQDLNLVKLLQSEIQHELSSNYYPTSRSSSLGDFVVEWDSPQSKDVVLRRKLESGEEVAVSAMLGPFSDTTDREEYLYPRDVVMKVCVKKPGLSSILQFDCEIFEQDGIGSSFAIWEFYYIQSPARTGPSVYRGPSFSYVDIKLHLALKEYLVAKGIGEELTNFLLHHLHKKEQGQYVNWLQKLESFVAKPES
- the LOC112193118 gene encoding uncharacterized protein LOC112193118 isoform X2, yielding MRKVGNLVRKGCKAVQDLNLVKLLQSEIQHELSSNYYPTSRSSSLGDFVVEWDSPQSKDVVLRRKLESGEEVAVSAMLGPFSDTTDREEYLYPRDVVMKVCVKKPGLSSILQFDCEIFEQDGIGSSFAIWEFYYIQSPARTGPSVYRGPSFRKRWKYLFWLLLEYPAVLKRSRKPKVRGVWQNYS